The Sesamum indicum cultivar Zhongzhi No. 13 linkage group LG6, S_indicum_v1.0, whole genome shotgun sequence genome has a segment encoding these proteins:
- the LOC105163986 gene encoding transcription initiation factor IIA large subunit, with translation MASSTTSNVYIHVIEDVINKVRDEFINNGGPGEGVLNELQGLWELKMMQAGAILGPIDRSATQKSGAGGPITPNPVHDLNVPYEGTEEYEPPTADLLVPPTPLQTPMQTPLPGTAQTPLPGMAQTPLPGTAPTPLPGSDSSSLYNIPTGGTPITPNEYTSTNENGVPEVKAGPGRPSPYMQPPSAWINQRPPLDVNVAYVEGREESERGAPHQPTTQDFFISSGKRKRDDLPPQYRAGGYIPQQDGAGDNISDEDNRSQNLKVVQGGNQQMFFQVGTMSSRIPQLDGPIPDPYDDVLSTPNIYNYQGVVNEDYNIVNTPMPNEMHAATPAPVQNDTGDDDDDEPLNEDDDDDLDDVDQGEDLNTTHLVLAQFDKVTRTKSRWKCTLKDGIMHINNKDILFNKATGEFDF, from the exons ATGGCAAGCTCTACCACCAGCAATGTTTATATCCACGTCATCGAGGACGTCATCAACAAGGTCCGCGATGAGTTCATCAACAACGGCGGCCCAGGCGAGGGCGTACTCAATGAGCTGCAAGGA TTATGGGAACTGAAGATGATGCAAGCTGGAGCAATTTTGGGTCCCATAGACAGGTCGGCAACGCAAAAGTCAGGGGCAGGTGGTCCTATCACGCCTAATCCTGTGCATGATCTCAACGTACCCTATGAAGGCACTGAGG AGTATGAGCCTCCAACTGCTGATTTACTCGTTCCCCCT ACTCCATTGCAGACTCCTATGCAGACACCATTGCCAGGAACTGCACAGACACCATTACCAGGAATGGCACAGACGCCATTGCCTGGAACAGCACCAACTCCTCTTCCTGGAAGTGATAGTAGTTCATTGTATAACATCCCCACTGGTGGCACCCCAATCACTCCCAATGAGTATACATCTACTAATGAAAACGGTGTTCCTGAGGTAAAAGCTGGACCTGGAAGACCTAGCCCCTATATG CAGCCACCTTCGGCTTGGATAAACCAAAGGCCTCCGCTTGATGTGAATGTTG CTTATGTGGAAGGCCGGGAAGAGAGTGAGAGGGGAGCCCCTCATCAGCCAACAACTCAG gactttttcatttcttccgGAAAGCGTAAACGTGATGACTTGCCTCCTCAGTACCGTGCTGGTGGATACATCCCACAACAAGATGGAGCGGGAGACAATATATCAGATGAGGACAATCGATCACAGAATTTAAAG GTGGTTCAAGGGGGTAACCAACAAATGTTTTTTCAAGTGGGGACAATGTCTTCTAGGATTCCTCAGTTGGATGGTCCAATACCTGATCCATATGATGATGTGCTTTCGACACCCAAT atatataattatcaaggAGTTGTCAATGAAGACTACAATATAGTGAACACGCCTATGCCAAATG AGATGCACGCAGCAACTCCTGCTCCTGTTCAGAATGACActggagatgatgatgatgatgaacccttgaatgaagatgatgatgatgatctaGATGATGTGGACCAAGGGGAGGATCTGAACACGACACATTTGGTTCTCGCTCAGTTTGACAAG GTTACAAGAACCAAGAGCAGGTGGAAATGCACATTGAAGGATGGCATTATGcacataaataataaggacatTCTGTTCAACAAg GCCACCGGAGAATTTGACTTCTAA